Proteins found in one Luteitalea sp. genomic segment:
- a CDS encoding GntP family permease yields MTIDPLLLALVGVLIVVTAILWLRLEAFLALIAAALCVGLLTPPEAIERAALARNVPADEASSLARQPAGERVARAFGSTAASTGILIGLAAVIGRALLDSGGADRIVRSLMALVGHARAPLAFSASGFLLAIPVFFDTVFYLMIPIGKALALRTRERYGLYVMTIAGGATIAHSLVPPTPGPLFVASALDVDVGQMMVVGMALGLVATVAGGSYAYLVDRHWPVPLRDSSEMPLDSLKTLANRDIAELPSLWASLLPIALPIVLIGGTTLVDGETGGPLGGLLERVLREVGDKHVALALATVIALILLARHGKGRAESARTLQTALAGAGSIVLVTSAGGAFGGILQQTGVGEALRSLTATAEIGILPFAFLLTALLRTAQGSATVAQISAVGIVGALASPGALGFHPVYLAAAIGFGSKPFSWMNDSGFWVVSRMSGMTTTETLRNFSGQLAVMGVAGLIATMIAAALFPALS; encoded by the coding sequence GTGACGATCGACCCGCTCCTGCTCGCGCTGGTCGGCGTGCTCATCGTCGTCACCGCGATTCTGTGGCTGCGGCTCGAAGCGTTCCTCGCTCTCATCGCCGCTGCGCTATGTGTCGGCCTGCTGACGCCACCCGAAGCCATCGAGCGCGCGGCGCTGGCGCGTAACGTGCCCGCAGACGAGGCGTCGAGTCTGGCGCGGCAACCGGCAGGTGAGCGCGTCGCCCGCGCGTTCGGATCGACGGCGGCCAGTACGGGCATCCTCATCGGCCTGGCCGCCGTCATCGGCCGCGCATTGCTCGACAGCGGCGGCGCCGACCGCATCGTGCGCTCGCTGATGGCGCTCGTCGGCCACGCACGGGCCCCGCTGGCGTTCTCGGCGTCCGGATTTCTCCTTGCGATTCCGGTCTTCTTCGATACGGTGTTCTACCTGATGATTCCGATCGGCAAGGCGCTGGCCTTACGGACTCGCGAGCGATACGGGCTCTACGTCATGACGATCGCGGGCGGCGCGACCATTGCGCACTCCCTCGTTCCCCCGACGCCGGGCCCCCTGTTCGTGGCCAGCGCGCTCGATGTCGACGTGGGACAGATGATGGTCGTCGGCATGGCGTTGGGCCTGGTGGCCACCGTGGCCGGCGGGAGCTACGCCTACCTGGTGGATCGGCACTGGCCGGTACCGTTGCGGGACAGCTCAGAGATGCCGCTGGACAGTCTGAAGACGTTAGCCAATCGCGACATTGCCGAGCTGCCCTCCCTTTGGGCGTCGCTTCTGCCTATCGCGCTGCCGATCGTCCTCATCGGCGGCACCACCCTGGTGGATGGCGAGACCGGCGGGCCGCTCGGCGGCCTGCTCGAACGCGTTCTCCGCGAAGTGGGAGACAAGCACGTCGCGCTCGCGCTCGCCACCGTGATCGCCCTGATTCTGCTGGCGCGCCATGGCAAGGGCAGAGCAGAGTCTGCGCGGACGCTGCAGACCGCCCTGGCGGGCGCCGGCTCGATCGTCCTCGTGACGTCGGCGGGCGGTGCGTTTGGCGGGATCTTGCAGCAGACCGGCGTCGGCGAGGCGCTCCGCTCGCTGACAGCGACGGCAGAGATCGGCATCCTGCCGTTCGCGTTCCTGCTCACGGCGCTGCTCAGAACGGCGCAGGGCTCGGCGACGGTTGCACAGATTTCCGCTGTGGGAATCGTTGGGGCACTGGCCTCGCCTGGGGCGCTCGGATTCCATCCCGTCTATCTCGCGGCAGCCATTGGCTTTGGGTCCAAGCCGTTCTCGTGGATGAACGACAGCGGGTTCTGGGTGGTCTCTCGCATGAGCGGGATGACGACAACCGAGACACTGCGTAACTTCTCCGGTCAGCTGGCGGTCATGGGCGTCGCGGGGCTCATCGCGACGATGATCGCGGCCGCGCTCTTTCCCGCTCTTTCGTGA
- a CDS encoding mandelate racemase/muconate lactonizing enzyme family protein, protein MKITRVDALLMSCPLPEPLRLPFHGGERTILKRDAMLIRIATEVGLHGYAPGPAHEEAATHIREHIAPFLDGRDPRRWRELRFTASPEIQKTYHAVEIALLDLAARFEGCPLSEIAGGRQRHAIKLYGSAGMYMPPEAYAEEAVAIQAQGFLAYKMRPALGPDGDLEALARMRAATGPSFGLMIDAHSWWRMGDRSYTRDMVASLAREMEPHGPAWLEEPLPPDDHDTYRWLRHHTGLPIATGEHEQATEGLLDVIETGAADIIQMDVCCQGGLPAFQAVSRAANAHGRRVAFHSWGTMLEVLVAAHLGVCWPEQVVEWLEHPCYTSALRAGMYPFPAADEILSEPLAIEAGYLRVPDRPGLGIDVDETVVDRYPFIPGPWSIFRIDSPPSTVAVVGDHSVKWVEAKPGASA, encoded by the coding sequence ATGAAAATCACCCGGGTTGACGCGCTCCTCATGTCCTGCCCGCTGCCGGAGCCCCTCCGGCTCCCCTTCCATGGCGGTGAGCGGACGATTCTAAAACGTGACGCGATGCTCATCCGCATCGCCACGGAGGTCGGCCTTCACGGATACGCACCCGGACCAGCGCACGAAGAAGCCGCCACGCACATCCGTGAGCACATCGCGCCGTTTCTCGACGGCCGCGACCCGCGGAGATGGCGCGAGCTCCGGTTCACCGCCAGCCCAGAGATCCAAAAGACGTATCACGCCGTCGAGATTGCGCTCCTCGATCTCGCGGCCCGCTTCGAGGGATGCCCGTTGTCCGAGATCGCGGGCGGCCGCCAGCGTCACGCCATCAAGCTGTATGGCAGCGCCGGGATGTACATGCCGCCAGAAGCGTACGCCGAGGAGGCAGTCGCCATTCAGGCGCAAGGTTTCCTCGCCTACAAGATGCGCCCCGCACTCGGTCCCGATGGCGACCTGGAAGCCCTGGCTCGAATGCGGGCGGCGACTGGTCCGAGCTTCGGCCTCATGATTGACGCGCATTCATGGTGGCGGATGGGTGATCGCAGCTACACGCGCGACATGGTCGCCAGCCTCGCACGCGAGATGGAGCCGCACGGACCCGCCTGGCTCGAAGAGCCATTGCCGCCGGACGATCATGACACCTATCGATGGCTCAGGCACCACACGGGTCTTCCAATCGCCACCGGTGAGCACGAGCAAGCCACGGAAGGCCTGCTCGACGTCATCGAGACCGGCGCCGCCGATATCATTCAGATGGACGTGTGCTGTCAGGGCGGCCTTCCCGCCTTCCAGGCGGTGTCGCGCGCAGCGAACGCGCATGGACGGCGCGTCGCGTTCCACAGTTGGGGAACGATGCTCGAAGTCCTGGTGGCGGCGCATCTCGGCGTCTGCTGGCCCGAGCAGGTCGTCGAGTGGCTCGAGCATCCGTGCTATACGAGCGCCCTGCGAGCCGGCATGTATCCCTTCCCCGCCGCTGACGAGATCCTCTCGGAGCCGCTCGCCATAGAGGCTGGCTATTTGCGCGTGCCGGACCGGCCGGGGCTCGGCATCGACGTCGACGAGACGGTCGTCGACCGCTATCCGTTCATTCCGGGGCCATGGTCGATCTTCCGGATCGACTCACCACCCTCGACTGTCGCGGTGGTCGGTGATCACAGCGTGAAGTGGGTGGAAGCGAAGCCGGGAGCCTCGGCGTGA
- a CDS encoding KTSC domain-containing protein, whose product MRETRLVASRQYANDTTRDLAFRSGARYRYFRVSPTIVEGLVAAASKGRDCNRHIRRRFRDQRVACPITSLARRAISPHVSTSHRAPPGGLRRPHRAVALSVSGGMETNWRGGKTRAPRWGAAPAGVIAGAVPPRWRPRDPRRG is encoded by the coding sequence ATGCGGGAAACCCGGCTGGTCGCATCACGGCAGTATGCGAACGACACCACGCGCGACCTCGCGTTCCGCAGCGGCGCGAGGTACCGATATTTCCGCGTTTCCCCCACGATCGTCGAAGGCTTGGTCGCCGCCGCGTCGAAGGGACGCGACTGCAACCGCCACATCCGACGCCGCTTTCGCGACCAACGCGTGGCCTGCCCCATCACGTCGCTCGCACGCCGAGCAATCTCACCTCACGTGTCCACATCACACCGGGCGCCTCCGGGTGGTCTTCGGCGACCTCACCGCGCAGTGGCGCTCAGTGTTTCCGGAGGGATGGAGACAAATTGGAGGGGCGGCAAGACACGTGCGCCGCGCTGGGGGGCAGCGCCGGCAGGCGTGATCGCGGGGGCCGTGCCGCCCCGTTGGAGGCCGCGTGATCCGCGAAGGGGGTAA
- a CDS encoding peptidase dimerization domain-containing protein translates to MSHRTVWLAGLITLSVGGAVPQAGQQAPSETSAKTSVDPRVATLKEAVADDIRSQAMYDLGQQMVDMVFSFGELGFQEFETQKYLTGILEEHGFTIETGVAGIPSAWVARWGSGKPVLAMGSDVDGIPQASQKPGVAYRDPLIDGAPGHGEGHNSGTPVNIVAAIAVKRIMERENIPGTLMIWPGIAEEQLGTKAYYVRAGLFKDVDVVLYNHVGTNLTTDWGDSSGNGLVSVEYAFEGETAHGAGAPWRGRSALDAVELMNTGWNYRREHLRLQQRSHYVITDGGDQPNVVPRTASVWYFFRETSFDGIKNLWEVGDKMAEGAALMTGTTWSSRVLGSAWPRHMNRPVAEATYANIKAVGLPKWSDADVTLAKASQRELGVPEDGLETELSELEGEEEIPDDDKRGGGSDDIGDISWTLPTVSLRFPANFKAGPGHNWANAIAMATPIAHKGVNTGAQVQAMTVLDLLLRPELVEQAWEYFEDVQTKTRKYEPLIRAEDQPAVHLNKAIMDRYRPEMRKHYFDPTKYKTYLEQLGITYPTVRTDSTSPGNEAVSR, encoded by the coding sequence ATGAGCCACCGGACCGTGTGGCTTGCTGGGCTAATCACGCTGAGCGTGGGAGGCGCCGTCCCACAGGCAGGACAGCAGGCGCCCTCTGAGACTTCAGCAAAGACAAGCGTCGATCCACGCGTGGCCACGCTCAAGGAGGCTGTGGCAGACGATATCCGCTCGCAGGCCATGTACGACCTCGGGCAACAGATGGTCGACATGGTCTTCAGCTTCGGGGAGCTCGGCTTCCAGGAGTTCGAGACCCAGAAGTACCTCACGGGCATCCTCGAAGAGCATGGCTTTACCATCGAGACCGGGGTTGCCGGGATTCCTTCGGCGTGGGTGGCACGTTGGGGCTCTGGAAAGCCCGTGCTTGCCATGGGATCGGATGTCGACGGCATCCCGCAAGCGTCACAGAAGCCTGGTGTCGCCTATCGCGATCCCCTCATCGACGGCGCGCCCGGCCATGGCGAAGGGCACAATTCCGGCACGCCGGTCAACATCGTGGCCGCGATTGCCGTGAAGCGGATCATGGAGCGCGAGAACATCCCGGGCACGCTGATGATCTGGCCCGGCATCGCCGAGGAGCAGCTCGGCACGAAGGCGTATTACGTCCGCGCTGGCCTGTTCAAGGATGTCGACGTCGTGCTCTACAACCACGTGGGCACCAACTTGACCACGGATTGGGGCGACAGCAGCGGCAACGGTCTCGTCTCCGTGGAGTACGCCTTCGAAGGGGAGACGGCGCACGGTGCCGGCGCGCCGTGGCGAGGCCGATCGGCGCTCGACGCCGTAGAGCTGATGAACACGGGATGGAACTATCGCCGCGAGCACCTCCGGCTGCAACAGCGGTCGCACTACGTCATCACCGACGGCGGCGACCAGCCCAACGTCGTCCCGCGCACGGCCTCGGTCTGGTACTTCTTCCGCGAGACGAGTTTCGACGGCATCAAGAACCTGTGGGAGGTCGGCGACAAGATGGCGGAAGGTGCGGCGCTCATGACCGGGACGACGTGGTCGTCGCGGGTTCTGGGCTCGGCGTGGCCACGGCACATGAACCGCCCTGTGGCCGAGGCCACGTATGCCAACATCAAGGCAGTCGGCTTACCGAAATGGAGCGACGCGGACGTCACGCTGGCCAAGGCGAGCCAGCGTGAGCTCGGTGTGCCGGAGGATGGGCTCGAGACCGAGCTGTCGGAGCTCGAGGGCGAGGAAGAGATTCCAGACGACGACAAGCGCGGCGGCGGATCCGATGATATCGGCGATATCTCCTGGACGTTGCCGACCGTGTCGCTCCGCTTCCCCGCAAACTTCAAGGCCGGCCCGGGCCACAACTGGGCGAATGCCATCGCGATGGCGACGCCGATCGCCCACAAGGGCGTCAATACGGGAGCGCAGGTCCAAGCCATGACTGTGCTGGATCTGTTGCTGCGTCCCGAGCTGGTGGAGCAGGCGTGGGAGTACTTCGAGGACGTACAGACGAAGACACGAAAGTACGAGCCGCTGATTCGTGCCGAAGATCAGCCGGCCGTCCACCTCAACAAGGCGATCATGGACCGCTATCGCCCGGAGATGCGCAAGCATTACTTCGATCCCACCAAGTACAAGACGTATCTCGAGCAGCTGGGGATTACGTATCCGACGGTCCGGACCGACTCGACGTCACCCGGAAACGAGGCCGTGAGTCGGTAG
- a CDS encoding mandelate racemase/muconate lactonizing enzyme family protein, producing MRINRRSLLAGLSAGVSATALGVRSSSAWLLPQAEERVVPDYETPLFDLRRRVDAPVKIESIELLKNGSHYFVRTRSTDGAVGVCKTKQVADYVPILLNLVAPFFLGKDARDLETLIDGVYIQNYKLAGQALWCPVAYVEQSLFDLLGKTASKPIGELMGGVIRKEIPVYLSGSGRDTTAEEEVDVYVRGVEHTGAKAVKFKIGGRMSRNLDAYPDRTETMMALARKRLGDDIDIYTDANGSYNAAKAIEIGHMLEDLGVGFFEEPCPWEELSETKQVADALTMQVAAGEQDASLWRFQWMMENGVMDIVQPDLNYNGGFIRAARVARMARRFEMRIVPHNTQTGATAVNILQFASAIPNIGAYMEFPWRAPRKPESWYSPHFEIHNGTVKVPTGPGLGVEIDADFLAKAETVGPCPS from the coding sequence ATGAGAATCAATCGGCGCAGCCTCCTGGCGGGTCTCTCGGCGGGCGTGTCCGCAACGGCTCTCGGCGTCCGTTCCTCCTCGGCGTGGTTGCTGCCTCAGGCCGAGGAGCGAGTCGTTCCAGATTACGAAACGCCACTCTTCGATCTTCGCCGGCGTGTCGATGCACCGGTCAAGATCGAGTCCATCGAGCTCCTCAAGAACGGGAGCCACTACTTCGTCCGGACGCGCTCAACCGATGGCGCGGTGGGAGTGTGCAAGACCAAGCAGGTCGCGGACTACGTGCCGATCCTGCTCAATCTGGTGGCACCGTTCTTCCTCGGCAAGGATGCACGCGATCTCGAGACGCTGATCGATGGCGTCTATATCCAAAACTACAAGCTGGCCGGCCAAGCCTTGTGGTGCCCGGTGGCGTATGTGGAGCAGAGCCTGTTCGACCTCCTTGGAAAGACGGCCAGCAAGCCGATCGGCGAGCTGATGGGCGGAGTCATCCGCAAGGAGATTCCCGTGTATCTCTCCGGCTCGGGGCGGGACACCACGGCAGAGGAAGAGGTGGACGTATACGTTCGCGGTGTCGAGCACACGGGCGCAAAGGCAGTCAAGTTCAAGATCGGTGGGCGGATGAGCCGCAACCTCGATGCCTATCCAGACCGCACCGAGACAATGATGGCGCTCGCCCGAAAGCGCCTTGGCGACGACATCGACATCTACACCGACGCGAATGGCTCGTACAACGCCGCCAAGGCGATCGAGATCGGTCACATGCTGGAGGATCTCGGCGTCGGATTCTTCGAAGAGCCGTGCCCGTGGGAAGAGCTGAGCGAGACGAAGCAGGTGGCCGACGCTCTGACAATGCAGGTGGCCGCCGGCGAGCAGGATGCCAGCCTGTGGCGGTTTCAGTGGATGATGGAAAATGGCGTGATGGACATTGTCCAGCCCGATCTCAATTACAACGGCGGCTTCATTCGGGCGGCGCGCGTGGCGCGGATGGCCCGTCGGTTCGAGATGCGGATCGTGCCGCACAACACGCAGACGGGCGCAACCGCCGTCAACATTCTCCAGTTCGCCTCGGCGATTCCCAATATCGGCGCCTACATGGAGTTTCCCTGGCGAGCGCCACGGAAACCCGAGTCCTGGTACTCACCGCATTTCGAGATCCACAACGGGACGGTCAAGGTCCCAACCGGTCCGGGGTTGGGAGTAGAGATAGACGCTGACTTCCTGGCCAAAGCTGAGACAGTTGGACCCTGCCCGTCATGA
- a CDS encoding TAXI family TRAP transporter solute-binding subunit gives MHAVSLLGPKDCMPQAWCVSAERVRLVLRKRWGSGVAASLVLLSWAVGSGCSGAAKEGPERRTIRLTTGWPGGFFNPLGAALVTTYSKAIPDLSFAVVPSGGADVHGKHLPFLDAAHQVSRGAVDAAFVSAAYPVESVRLATHAGADLLEVSGPVVERLRATYPFLRAVLIPSETYPSLRRAVHTVGIHTVLACNVELDETLVYRLTKTFFAALPELATRVRALRRLDLARAPATPIPLHDGAARYYRERELFR, from the coding sequence ATGCACGCCGTTTCCCTACTTGGTCCAAAGGATTGCATGCCGCAGGCGTGGTGCGTCTCGGCCGAGCGTGTGAGATTGGTGCTGCGCAAGCGTTGGGGCTCTGGCGTCGCAGCGTCACTGGTCCTTCTGTCTTGGGCGGTCGGTAGTGGGTGTAGCGGCGCGGCGAAGGAAGGTCCTGAGCGGCGCACCATCCGCTTGACGACCGGCTGGCCCGGCGGGTTCTTCAATCCACTCGGCGCTGCGCTGGTGACCACGTACTCGAAGGCGATACCGGATCTGTCGTTCGCGGTGGTGCCGAGCGGCGGCGCGGACGTTCATGGCAAGCACCTCCCATTCCTCGACGCGGCCCACCAGGTGAGCCGGGGCGCGGTGGATGCCGCATTCGTCAGCGCGGCTTACCCGGTCGAGTCGGTGCGCCTGGCGACCCACGCCGGCGCCGACCTGTTGGAGGTCAGCGGTCCCGTGGTCGAGCGGCTCCGGGCGACCTACCCGTTCTTGCGCGCCGTTCTCATCCCGTCGGAGACATACCCCAGTCTTCGCCGCGCCGTGCACACCGTCGGCATCCATACGGTCCTGGCCTGCAACGTCGAGCTCGACGAAACGCTCGTCTATCGACTGACCAAGACCTTCTTCGCCGCCCTGCCAGAGCTCGCGACCCGTGTCCGGGCGTTGCGGCGGTTGGATCTCGCACGGGCGCCCGCCACGCCGATTCCTCTGCACGACGGCGCTGCACGCTACTACCGAGAGCGCGAGCTGTTCCGATGA